CATATACATTTGTGTGCTTCTTCCAGCCCATCCATGAACTAGTAAAACTTTCTTTGTAGAATATCCATAAGAAAGTACCTGAACGTTTTTTTTAATAGTATCTATGGTGATGGTTTGTTTTTGAGCACTTTCAAACATAACATGTTCTCTTTTGGGAACAGGAAATGAAATAGGAGTAATAAATAGTTTTGCTCCAAATTTGGTAACCAAATTGTTAGAAAAAAACTGAAGTGTTTTTGCTAAAAATATAATGGGTCTTGGAATTGATAAACTTTGAGGAAAAAGAGAAGTGCTTTTAAGATTCATGTCTTATCATTTTTATGATAAAGATAGAATTTGTAACTTTAATGGCATAATGATTTATTCAATTTTGTGACGTAATCATTAAAAGAGTGTCTAAAAAGATATACAACACAATATACCGACAATAAAGATGAAAAGATTAATTGCATTAGCATGTGTTACTGTATTGTTTATTCAATGTAGTACAGTGCCTATTACAGGAAGAAAACGAATTAATATAGTAAGTGATGCTCAGGTATTGCCAGCAAGTTTTGCACAGTACAAGGGGTTTTTAGAGAAAAACAAACTTTCTTCGAATACTGCAAAAACAAATCAAATTAAAAGAGTTGGTAAGAGAATTTCAGGTGCTGTTGATAGGTTTATGAGAGCTAATGGAATGAAAGCTGAAGCTGATGCTTATAGATGGGAGTTTAATTTAGTAGAAGATAAAACAGTAAATGCTTGGTGTATGCCTGGTGGTAAAGTAGTTTTTTATACGGGTATTTTACCAATATGTGCCAATGAAGATGGAGTAGCAGCTGTGATGGGGCATGAAGTTGCACATGCCTTTGCTAAACACGGTCAAGAACGTATGACCTCAGCATATGGACAGCAGTTAGGAGGTATTGCAGTAGCTTTAGGAACTCAAAATAAGAAAAATGCACAACTTTGGAATATGGCATATGGTATAGGATCTCAAGTAGGAATGTTAGCGTTTAGTAGAACCCATGAAACCGAAGCTGACAAATTAGGTTTAGTATTTATGCTAATGGCAGGTTATAATGGAGAAGAAGCAGCTGAAGTATGGGTACGAATGAGTCAACGTGCTGGAGGTAAAAGTGGTCCACCAGAGTTTTTAAGTACACACCCTTCAAATGAAAGAAGAATTCAAACCTTAAAGGCATATTTACCAGAGGCAAAACGTTTAGCAGCTAAGTACAATGTACCTGCCAAACAATAAGTAATAATAAAAAACATAAAAAAACACCTAATGAAAATTAGGTGTTTTTTATGTTATATAGATAGATTGAAGTATTACTTTATAAAGTTAATTTTACGCATACGTAAACTTTCTGGAGTAACTTCTAAATACTCATCAGGTCTAATGTACTCCATACACTCTTCTAAAGAAAAGTCAATTTTTGGAGCAATTTTTACACCATCATCAGAACCAGAGGCACGTACGTTGGTTAACTTTTTACCTTTGATTAGGTTTACAGCTAAATCATCTTGTTTAGAATTCTCTCCAACTACTTGACCTTTATAGATTTCTTGGTTTGGATCAATGAAGAACTTACCTCTATCTTGTAAACGATCAATTGCATACGCGGTTGCTTTACCAGTTTCAGAAGAAACAATAGCTCCTTTTAAATCTTCAGAGAAATCACCTTTATAAGGACCATATTCACTAAATCTATGGTTGATGATTGCCTGACCAGCGGTAGCAGTTAATATTTTATTACGTAAACCAATTAATCCTCTTGAAGGAATAGTAAACTCTAAGTGTTGTAAATCACCTTTAGGTTCCATCACTAATAAATCTCCTTTTCTAAGAGATACTAAATTGATAGCTTTAGAAGCAACATCCTCTGGAACATCTATAGATAATGTTTCATATGGCTCACATTTCACACCATCAATTTCTTTTAAAATTACTTGCGGACGACCTACTTGTAATTCATATCCTTCACGACGCATTGTTTCTATTAAAACAGATAAGTGTAATACTCCACGTCCGAAAACGTTAAATTTATCTTCTGTATCAGTTTCATCAACACGCAAAGCTAAATTCTTTTCCATCTCTTTAAATAAGCGATCACGTAAGTGACGAGAGGTAACATACTTACCTTCTTTTCCAAAGAAAGGAGAGTTGTTAATAGTAAATAACATACTCATGGTAGGTTGATCTACTTCAATTCTTGGTAATGCTTCTGGATTTTCAATATCAGCAATAGTATCACCAATTTCAAAATCATCAATACCTGTTACTGCACAAATATCTCCACTACGTACTTTGTCTGTTTCAGCTTTACCCATTCCTTCAAAAACGTGTAACTCTTTAATACGTACTTTTTTCGTAGTTCCATCTGCCTTACAAAGCATATAATCTTTGTTTTTCTCTAAATCTCCACGGTAAACACGACCAATGGCAATTCTTCCTTTAAAAGAAGAATAATCTAAAGAAGTAATTTGCATTTGGGGAGTTCCTTCACGATATGGAGCTTCAGGAATAGTTTCTAAAACTGCATCTAATAAAGGAATGATATTGTCTGTTGGCTCTTGCCAATCAGTACTCATCCAACCATTTTTAGCCGAACCATAAATGGTTGTAAAGTCTAATTGCTCTTCTGTTGCTTCTAAAGCAAACATTAAATCGAATACTTTTTCATGAACTAAATCAGGAGTACAATTCTCTTTATCTACTTTATTTACAACTACAATAGGAGTTAAACCTAATTCAATAGCCTTACCTAAAACAAAACGCGTTTGTGGCATTGGCCCTTCAAAAGCATCAACTAATAATAAAACACCATCAGCCATCTTTAATACACGTTCAACCTCTCCACCAAAATCGGCGTGCCCAGGTGTATCAATTACGTTGATTTTTACATCTTTATAATTTACAGATACATTCTTAGAAAGAATAGTAATTCCTCTTTCACGCTCTAAGTCATTATTATCTAATAATAAGTCGGTACGTTCTTTACGTTCGTCTAAGATTTTAGCCTGATCTATAATCTTATCAACCAAGGTAGTTTTTCCGTGGTCAACGTGTGCTATAATAGCGATGTTTCTAATTGATTGCATTTTGCTCATTTTTGAAGCTGCAAAATTAGTATTTTAAAAATGAATAAAATAAGGAAGTTGAATTATTTTTCTTCTTCTAATTCATTATCATCTTCACGAAAAGCACTTGGAAGTATATCTGGAATTAATTTTATCAATAAAGGAAGTAATAATGCGCCTCCAGGAAGCATAAAAACTGTAAAAGCAGGTATTGCTTTACAAATATCTAATAGTTGATGTTTAATCTTGTCTTTTTCTTCACTAGAAAGAGAAGTTGACATTGATTTTTTAATCAAAAATACCAACTCCTTACTTTCTTGAAGTTCTTTAGCTAATCTCTTTTTGTTTTTTTGAATAGCTTCTTTTATTTCATCAACTGTATTCATTACAGCTTACGACGTTTTTTTTCTGTTTTTAATAAATTTAATTCTCTAGAAGTTTGTCCTGCAACAGAAGTATTTTCTTCTGCTCTACGAATTAAGTAAGGCATCACATCACGCACAGGACCAAAAGGTACATATTTAGCAACATTATAACCTTGTTGTGCTAAGTTAAAGCTAATATGGTCACTCATACCATATAATTGACCAAACCACATACGAGTATCGTTTGAAGATACTTTATATTCATTAGCCAGCTCCATTAATAAATAAGAGCTTTCTTCATTATGAGTCCCAGCAAAAATGGCCATATTCTTATGTTCCATCATAAAACGAATAGCTTCGTTATAATTATCATCCGTAGCCTGTTTGTCTTTACAAATAGGAGATTCGTACCCATGTTCTTCAGCTCTAGCACGCTCTTTTTCCATGTAGGCACCTCGAACAACTTTCATACCAATATGATATCCTTTTTGATGAGCTCTTTGATACAATCCTTTTAAATACTCCATTCGATCATGGCGATACATTTGAAGTGTATTAAAAACAATAGCTTTATCTTTATTATATAACTCCATTAATTCTTCTATCAAATCATCAGCTGCATCTTGCATCCAGCTTTCTTCTGCATCAATCAACAAAGGAACATCTTTTTCAACGGCAGCTTTACAAACCACATGATAACGTTCAACAACCTTTTCCCATTCTTTTTGTTCCTCATCTGTAAACGAATTACCTTCCGTTAGTTTTTGATAAAGTGCAAAGCGACCAAATCCAGTTGGTTTAAAAACAGCAAAAGGAATTGAATTTTTCTCTTTAGCAAATTCAATGGTTTTTAAGGTCATACGTAAAGCATCGTCAAATTGTGCTTCGTCTTCTTTACCTTCGACAGAATAATCTAAGATACTATGTACGTTACCTTTTTCATACATTTTTTCTATATTCGGTAAACAGTCATCCTCAGTAACTCCTCCACAAAAATGATCAAATACCGTAGAACGAATTAATCCCTCAACAGGCAAATGGGCCTTTAGTGCAAAATTAGTAACCGCAGTTCCTATTCTTACCATAGGCTGATTTTGAATCATTTTAAATAAAAAATATGCACGTTCCAGTTCGGAATCTGACTTTAATTTAAAAGCTATTTCTGTGTTATCAAAAAGTTTCATTTCCCTTTGAAAATTATTTAGTTGTTTCGTGACAAATATAAATGACAGAGGTCAAATAATTTGATTTTTTCTCATTATTTTCGCTTTTAAATTTTTTAAGAAATGACAACTATTCAGGCAGCCACTTATCCAATTCATTTTGAAGGTAAAGCGTACAATGAATTATCTAAATTAATAAACCAAAATAACTACTCATCATTATTCATATTGGTTGATGATAATACACTTGAATATTGTTATCCTAGATTTATTCAATTACTAGAAACTGAGAAGACCATAGAAGTTATTCAAATAGCAGCAGGAGAAGTACATAAAAATATTGAAACCTGTGTAGGTGTATGGAATGCTATGACAGAATTGGGAGCAGATAGAAAAAGTTTGTTAATCACTTTGGGAGGAGGAGTTATTACAGATTTAGGAGGATTTGTGGCCTCTACATTTAAAAGAGGAATAGACTTTGTTAATATTCCGACAACCTTACTGAGTATGGTTGATGCTTCTGTTGGAGGAAAAACCGGAGTGGATTTAGGAGTACTTAAAAATCAAATAGGAGTTTTTGCGAATCCAGAACTTATTGTTCTAGATCCAGAATATTTACATACCGTAACTCCTCGAGAAATAAGATCTGGTTCTGCTGAGATTATTAAATATGGAATGACACATGATGTCCGATTGTTTAATGAAATTAAAGACAACCCGGATTTAAACATTGTCGATTTGATTCATCGTTCTATTGAAATAAAGAATGAAGTAGTCTTAGAAGATCCGAAGGAAAAGGGGGTTCGTAAAGTTTTAAACTGGGGACATACAATGGGACATGCGGTAGAATCTTATTTTTTAGAAAGTGAAGAAAAAGAAGCCTTAACACATGGAGAAGCCATTGCTATTGGTATGATATGTGAAGCTTATATCTCAAATAAAGAATTAGGTTTTTCAGAAGATAAGGTAGAAGACATAAAAAAGAGTTTAAAACAAATTTTTGGAATTGCTCCAATAACTCAGGAGGATTACAGTGCTATTTTGGCATATTTGATTCATGATAAAAAGAACGTAGGAGGGAAGATCAATTTTGTATTGTTAAATGATTACGAAGATTTTAAATTGAATTGCACTACAACGCAAGAAACTATTGTGGAGAGTTTAGCATACTATACAAGTTAATTCAACAAAAGAATATAGAAAATTAAAAGTCGGCAAATTTGCCGACTTTTAATTTTTATGTAATGGACTAATGATTTCTACATCGCTAAAGGCAATAGCGCCTCTAACAACACCATCAATGGTACTCTTTAAAGCTTCAATGAGTTGCATTTTTAATTGCGATTTATGATATATCAAGCTTACTTCTCTCGCTGGTGATGGAGCCTCAAAATTTCTTAAATGCTTCTTGTCACTTTCATTCAAGTCAAGCGTATTTAAATACGGTAATAAGGTCATTCCTAAACCATCTTTAGAAAGTTTTATCAAAGTATCAAAACTCCCACTTTCTAATTGAAAATGTTGTTTAGAACTCGCTTTATTAGTTCTACATAGATTAATTACACTGTCTTTAAAACAATGTCCATCTTCTAATAATAAAATATCATCAATTTCTAAATCATCAATTTCTATTTTACTTTTTTGAAATAGAGGATGCTCTTCTGGAATCAATCCTACAAAAGGTTCATAATATAAAACACGTTCTTTAATTGCTTCATTTTCTAGAGGAGTAGCGGCCAAAGCTGCATCAATATGTCCATCCATTAGTTTTCTTACAATTTCTTCTGTGGTAAGCTCTTCAATAATAAGTTTAACTTTTGGATAGTTTTTATTAAATGTTTTTAAAAACATAGGTAGTAGAGTAGGCATAACAGTTGGTATTATACCTAGTTTAAACTCTCCGCCAATGTATCCTTTTTGTTGATGAACAATATCAACAATGCGATTACTTTCATCAACAATTACTTTTGCTTGTTCTATTATTTTTTTTCCAACTTCAGTAAGTTCAATTGGCTTTTTTGAGCGGTTAAAAATTTTGGCGTCTAGTTCTTCTTCCAATTTTTGTATTTGCATACTTAATGTAGGCTGAGTAACAAAACAGTGCTCTGCTGCAATGGTGAAATTTTTGTATTCTGCCACAGCAAGAGTATACTTAAGTTGAGTAATGGTCATTCTATAATAATTTTCGATAAAGATATTAAAACTATCAATAACGGTTATAGTTTTTTGGTTTAATATTCAATTAATTTTGTTTGTGATAATATTAACAATAACATTACAATATAAGATGAATACAACGGTTTTAGGATTAGATAAAGAACAATCAGAAAAACTTATTAACGAATTAAATTTGTTATTAGCCAATTTTCAAGTATATTACCAAAATCTAAGAGGTGTGCACTGGAATATCAAAGGAAAGAATTTTTTTGAATTACATGTAAAGTTTGAAGAATTATATACAGATGCACAAGAAAAAGTA
The sequence above is a segment of the Tenacibaculum sp. 190130A14a genome. Coding sequences within it:
- a CDS encoding M48 family metallopeptidase, giving the protein MKRLIALACVTVLFIQCSTVPITGRKRINIVSDAQVLPASFAQYKGFLEKNKLSSNTAKTNQIKRVGKRISGAVDRFMRANGMKAEADAYRWEFNLVEDKTVNAWCMPGGKVVFYTGILPICANEDGVAAVMGHEVAHAFAKHGQERMTSAYGQQLGGIAVALGTQNKKNAQLWNMAYGIGSQVGMLAFSRTHETEADKLGLVFMLMAGYNGEEAAEVWVRMSQRAGGKSGPPEFLSTHPSNERRIQTLKAYLPEAKRLAAKYNVPAKQ
- a CDS encoding LETM1 domain-containing protein, with amino-acid sequence MNTVDEIKEAIQKNKKRLAKELQESKELVFLIKKSMSTSLSSEEKDKIKHQLLDICKAIPAFTVFMLPGGALLLPLLIKLIPDILPSAFREDDNELEEEK
- a CDS encoding hydrogen peroxide-inducible genes activator, which produces MTITQLKYTLAVAEYKNFTIAAEHCFVTQPTLSMQIQKLEEELDAKIFNRSKKPIELTEVGKKIIEQAKVIVDESNRIVDIVHQQKGYIGGEFKLGIIPTVMPTLLPMFLKTFNKNYPKVKLIIEELTTEEIVRKLMDGHIDAALAATPLENEAIKERVLYYEPFVGLIPEEHPLFQKSKIEIDDLEIDDILLLEDGHCFKDSVINLCRTNKASSKQHFQLESGSFDTLIKLSKDGLGMTLLPYLNTLDLNESDKKHLRNFEAPSPAREVSLIYHKSQLKMQLIEALKSTIDGVVRGAIAFSDVEIISPLHKN
- the aroB gene encoding 3-dehydroquinate synthase, encoding MTTIQAATYPIHFEGKAYNELSKLINQNNYSSLFILVDDNTLEYCYPRFIQLLETEKTIEVIQIAAGEVHKNIETCVGVWNAMTELGADRKSLLITLGGGVITDLGGFVASTFKRGIDFVNIPTTLLSMVDASVGGKTGVDLGVLKNQIGVFANPELIVLDPEYLHTVTPREIRSGSAEIIKYGMTHDVRLFNEIKDNPDLNIVDLIHRSIEIKNEVVLEDPKEKGVRKVLNWGHTMGHAVESYFLESEEKEALTHGEAIAIGMICEAYISNKELGFSEDKVEDIKKSLKQIFGIAPITQEDYSAILAYLIHDKKNVGGKINFVLLNDYEDFKLNCTTTQETIVESLAYYTS
- the typA gene encoding translational GTPase TypA, producing MQSIRNIAIIAHVDHGKTTLVDKIIDQAKILDERKERTDLLLDNNDLERERGITILSKNVSVNYKDVKINVIDTPGHADFGGEVERVLKMADGVLLLVDAFEGPMPQTRFVLGKAIELGLTPIVVVNKVDKENCTPDLVHEKVFDLMFALEATEEQLDFTTIYGSAKNGWMSTDWQEPTDNIIPLLDAVLETIPEAPYREGTPQMQITSLDYSSFKGRIAIGRVYRGDLEKNKDYMLCKADGTTKKVRIKELHVFEGMGKAETDKVRSGDICAVTGIDDFEIGDTIADIENPEALPRIEVDQPTMSMLFTINNSPFFGKEGKYVTSRHLRDRLFKEMEKNLALRVDETDTEDKFNVFGRGVLHLSVLIETMRREGYELQVGRPQVILKEIDGVKCEPYETLSIDVPEDVASKAINLVSLRKGDLLVMEPKGDLQHLEFTIPSRGLIGLRNKILTATAGQAIINHRFSEYGPYKGDFSEDLKGAIVSSETGKATAYAIDRLQDRGKFFIDPNQEIYKGQVVGENSKQDDLAVNLIKGKKLTNVRASGSDDGVKIAPKIDFSLEECMEYIRPDEYLEVTPESLRMRKINFIK
- a CDS encoding proline dehydrogenase family protein, whose product is MKLFDNTEIAFKLKSDSELERAYFLFKMIQNQPMVRIGTAVTNFALKAHLPVEGLIRSTVFDHFCGGVTEDDCLPNIEKMYEKGNVHSILDYSVEGKEDEAQFDDALRMTLKTIEFAKEKNSIPFAVFKPTGFGRFALYQKLTEGNSFTDEEQKEWEKVVERYHVVCKAAVEKDVPLLIDAEESWMQDAADDLIEELMELYNKDKAIVFNTLQMYRHDRMEYLKGLYQRAHQKGYHIGMKVVRGAYMEKERARAEEHGYESPICKDKQATDDNYNEAIRFMMEHKNMAIFAGTHNEESSYLLMELANEYKVSSNDTRMWFGQLYGMSDHISFNLAQQGYNVAKYVPFGPVRDVMPYLIRRAEENTSVAGQTSRELNLLKTEKKRRKL